Proteins from a single region of Vibrio sp. DW001:
- a CDS encoding acetate kinase, translating to MENKILAINAGSSTLKFQLYLMPSERLIVKGMIDKIGKDDAEFVLKLDQHKYTIKDISLHSPQQAIDYLLEQLLHKKVIKSLDDIDSIGHRVAHGGEHFSHSVNINKNVISTLESLIELAPLHNPVNIAFIKAMSTRLPDVKQVAIFDTSFHQSIQKKDYLYAIPHRFYEDDHIRRYGFHGTSHKYVSEVCAEKMNKPIEDLNIISCHLGSGASICAIQGGVSVNTSMGFTPLAGLMMGTRCGDIDPSILVFIAKKYNMNVEEVNQIMINESGLLGISGVSNDCREVENAATNGNKRAQLALDMFVQRIRAFIGSYMVQMGGVDAILFTGGIGENSTVIRASVCEGLERFGIVVNKDENVTSESFFHDINGTVALVVINTNEELMMARETHSIQ from the coding sequence ATGGAAAATAAAATTTTAGCAATCAACGCTGGCAGTTCAACATTAAAGTTTCAGCTATATTTGATGCCAAGTGAAAGGCTGATTGTCAAAGGAATGATCGACAAAATTGGTAAGGACGACGCGGAGTTCGTTCTAAAATTAGACCAACATAAGTACACCATAAAGGACATAAGCTTGCATTCCCCTCAGCAAGCCATCGATTACCTATTAGAGCAGTTGTTGCACAAAAAGGTGATTAAGTCTCTTGATGACATTGATAGTATCGGACATCGAGTCGCTCACGGTGGAGAGCACTTTAGTCATTCGGTAAACATAAATAAGAATGTTATCTCAACGTTAGAATCACTAATAGAACTCGCGCCACTACACAATCCCGTCAATATCGCCTTTATTAAAGCCATGTCGACCAGATTGCCAGATGTTAAGCAGGTAGCCATATTTGACACCTCGTTTCATCAGAGCATACAAAAAAAAGATTACTTATATGCGATACCTCATCGTTTTTATGAAGACGATCATATTCGCCGCTACGGTTTCCATGGTACTAGCCACAAGTACGTAAGTGAAGTATGCGCTGAAAAGATGAATAAACCGATCGAGGATCTCAATATCATTAGCTGCCACCTTGGGAGCGGCGCCAGCATATGCGCAATTCAGGGGGGGGTATCCGTTAATACCTCAATGGGCTTTACGCCATTGGCTGGCTTAATGATGGGGACACGTTGTGGTGATATTGACCCATCGATACTTGTATTTATCGCTAAAAAATACAATATGAATGTTGAAGAGGTCAACCAAATCATGATCAATGAGTCTGGGCTACTCGGGATATCTGGTGTTTCAAACGATTGTCGAGAAGTTGAAAACGCGGCGACAAACGGCAATAAGAGAGCTCAGCTTGCCTTAGATATGTTCGTACAACGAATCAGAGCATTCATAGGATCCTACATGGTACAAATGGGAGGGGTCGATGCCATTCTATTTACTGGAGGAATAGGAGAAAACTCTACGGTTATTAGAGCCTCAGTGTGTGAGGGGTTAGAACGATTCGGCATAGTGGTCAATAAAGATGAAAATGTCACCTCTGAATCTTTTTTCCACGACATTAACGGTACAGTAGCGTTAGTCGTCATCAATACTAATGAAGAGCTGATGATGGCAAGAGAAACTCACAGTATTCAGTGA
- a CDS encoding BMC domain-containing protein, with translation MSNETKNRVIQEYVPGKQITLIHLIANPNKVLYKKMGLNSATNAIGILTITPSEAAIIAGDIATKSGAVELGFVDRFTGSVVFTGDVSAVEYALKQVRYTLGDMMKFSTCPVTRT, from the coding sequence ATGAGCAATGAAACTAAAAACCGCGTAATTCAAGAATATGTTCCTGGTAAGCAAATTACTTTGATTCATCTAATTGCCAATCCAAACAAAGTCTTATATAAGAAAATGGGGCTCAATAGCGCTACAAATGCAATCGGCATACTGACTATTACACCAAGCGAAGCCGCTATCATAGCAGGTGATATAGCCACTAAATCTGGCGCAGTCGAACTTGGATTTGTAGACAGATTCACCGGCTCTGTTGTATTTACTGGCGACGTGTCAGCCGTAGAATACGCATTAAAGCAAGTTCGTTACACATTAGGTGACATGATGAAATTTAGCACGTGTCCAGTGACTCGGACGTAA
- the eutP gene encoding EutP/PduV family microcompartment system protein gives MSSDSDVMMRKKIMLVGRSESGKTTLLQSLNQLPIKYDKTQVLNFRLSSIDTPGEYLENPRFYSALITASYEVDVVALIQSADNPASLFAPQFATAFNKPVIGIVTKSDTIPDLASSSVNQLLRDAGASTIFATSAYNNVGVLQLRQFLNWE, from the coding sequence GTGTCCAGTGACTCGGACGTAATGATGCGTAAAAAAATAATGCTTGTCGGAAGAAGTGAAAGTGGCAAAACCACACTGCTTCAAAGCTTAAACCAACTACCGATTAAGTACGACAAAACTCAAGTCTTAAACTTTCGACTGTCTTCTATTGACACTCCAGGCGAATATTTAGAGAACCCAAGGTTTTATAGCGCTCTCATCACAGCATCATATGAAGTGGATGTGGTGGCGTTAATTCAGAGCGCTGACAATCCGGCTAGTTTATTTGCACCTCAATTTGCAACCGCATTCAATAAGCCAGTCATTGGTATAGTAACCAAATCTGACACAATACCAGACCTTGCGTCGTCTTCGGTAAATCAACTACTTCGAGACGCTGGAGCAAGCACTATTTTTGCAACTTCAGCGTATAACAACGTCGGCGTCCTACAGCTACGCCAATTTTTAAACTGGGAATAA
- a CDS encoding 4Fe-4S dicluster domain-containing protein, translated as MTTTHSSSAAVLAADQDIVSETLNRMSKDNLLKAVRDAGIVGAGGAGFPTYVKLQSKAEIFLVNAAECEPLLKVDQQLMDRYPSKLIRGLQYGMSLTGAKEGVIALKEKYSAAISALTPLLPSNIRIHVLPDIYPAGDEVITIWLATGRQVAAAALPLSVGVMVNNVQTLMQLADTFEQGEPVTKRTLTINGAVANPVTFTAPIGITLAQALAIAGGATIQNPAYILGGPMMGKVIEDLDQPVTKTTGGLIVLPQDHILIQRQKRSIESVLNMARNVCEQCKMCTELCPRHLIGHELSPSEIVKAVCYEKVSKPSVLLSALTCSECGICEAYACPVEISPMRINQMLKKQFREQGANYTGELRDVDPMLPYRMLPTKRLISRLDLDSLNKNAPMQDIDWSPEQVCIPLQQHIGKASNPIVSVGDKVFVGQCIATPDEDALGVSIHSSLCGVVHYISNTDITITKE; from the coding sequence ATGACCACTACCCATTCATCATCAGCCGCGGTATTAGCGGCAGATCAGGATATAGTATCTGAGACACTAAACAGAATGAGTAAAGACAATTTACTTAAAGCTGTTCGAGATGCTGGCATTGTAGGAGCAGGAGGTGCTGGTTTCCCTACTTACGTCAAACTACAATCTAAAGCAGAAATATTCCTAGTGAATGCAGCTGAATGTGAACCTTTGCTCAAAGTAGATCAACAGCTGATGGATCGCTACCCAAGCAAGCTCATTCGTGGCTTGCAATATGGCATGTCACTCACTGGCGCGAAAGAAGGCGTGATTGCGCTTAAAGAAAAATACTCAGCAGCGATTTCTGCTCTCACTCCATTATTACCAAGCAATATTCGCATTCATGTCCTGCCAGACATCTACCCGGCAGGTGACGAAGTCATTACAATTTGGTTAGCGACAGGACGACAAGTTGCTGCTGCGGCTTTGCCACTAAGTGTTGGTGTAATGGTAAATAATGTACAAACATTAATGCAATTGGCTGATACCTTTGAACAAGGTGAGCCAGTGACAAAGCGTACATTAACCATTAATGGAGCAGTGGCTAATCCAGTTACGTTTACCGCTCCAATTGGCATCACGCTTGCGCAAGCTCTTGCAATTGCAGGAGGAGCAACAATACAAAATCCCGCTTATATTTTAGGCGGCCCGATGATGGGTAAAGTGATTGAAGATTTAGACCAACCAGTGACTAAAACAACCGGTGGACTGATCGTTTTACCGCAAGACCACATACTGATACAACGCCAAAAACGTTCTATCGAATCTGTATTAAATATGGCACGTAACGTGTGCGAGCAATGCAAAATGTGCACAGAGTTATGCCCCCGACACCTTATTGGCCACGAGCTCTCTCCGAGTGAAATTGTTAAAGCTGTTTGCTATGAAAAAGTGAGTAAACCGTCCGTATTACTCTCGGCTTTAACCTGTTCAGAATGTGGTATATGCGAAGCATACGCTTGTCCTGTCGAAATTTCCCCAATGCGCATCAACCAAATGCTGAAAAAACAGTTTAGAGAACAAGGGGCGAATTATACAGGCGAACTGCGCGATGTAGATCCTATGTTGCCTTACCGCATGCTTCCAACTAAACGCTTGATATCACGCTTAGACCTTGACTCATTAAACAAAAACGCACCAATGCAAGACATTGATTGGAGCCCAGAGCAAGTCTGTATTCCATTACAACAACATATAGGAAAAGCCTCTAACCCAATCGTGTCTGTAGGCGATAAAGTCTTTGTGGGGCAGTGTATTGCTACGCCAGATGAAGACGCTTTAGGTGTCTCTATCCATTCAAGCCTGTGCGGCGTAGTGCATTATATTTCTAATACTGACATAACGATCACCAAGGAGTAA
- a CDS encoding BMC domain-containing protein: MYHAIGLVEMSSIAKGIEATDVMLTSANVELLLAKTICPGKYITMVGGEIGAIQQAVENGIRCGGHLTVDSFVIANVHASILPALSGVNEIEQKKSIGVVETYSVGACITAADAAVKSANVQLVRIHMAYGIGGKCYMVLNGEITDIKTAVTEASNSAGSKGLLVQSSSIAKPNKTLWQHLL, translated from the coding sequence GTGTATCACGCAATTGGATTGGTAGAAATGAGCAGCATAGCTAAAGGTATCGAAGCCACTGATGTCATGCTCACTAGCGCTAATGTTGAACTGTTACTGGCTAAAACCATCTGCCCAGGAAAATACATCACTATGGTGGGAGGTGAAATTGGCGCAATACAGCAAGCAGTGGAGAACGGTATTCGCTGTGGTGGTCATCTTACCGTTGATAGTTTTGTTATCGCCAACGTTCACGCCTCTATTCTCCCCGCGTTAAGCGGCGTTAATGAAATAGAACAAAAGAAATCGATCGGTGTCGTTGAAACCTACAGTGTTGGTGCCTGCATAACAGCGGCAGATGCTGCGGTTAAAAGTGCCAACGTTCAACTGGTAAGAATTCATATGGCCTATGGGATTGGTGGTAAATGTTACATGGTATTAAATGGTGAAATTACCGATATAAAAACCGCAGTTACCGAAGCTTCCAACAGTGCGGGTAGTAAAGGTTTGCTAGTACAAAGCAGTTCAATTGCCAAACCAAATAAGACGTTATGGCAGCACCTATTATGA